A part of Nocardioides sp. WS12 genomic DNA contains:
- a CDS encoding serine/threonine-protein kinase produces MSSTSGSGPGSGDPVAGSRIGRFRILEQLGQGGMGVVYRAMEENLGREVALKVIAPLFAHDPEFRERFTREARSQASLESAHVVAVYAHGEEDGYLYIASQLIPGGDLGHLIRTHGTPSLVEALEIIEQVTSGLSDAHDAGLVHRDIKPGNVLVRRRPGSVRAYLADFGIARKMGADATRFSATAVGTPSYMAPELHGGAKASASTDIYALGCLLWVALTGTPPFQGTSEYQLVAAHVSHPVPQLSGDSPMVNATNRILRTAMAKDAADRYQAASEMSADLHAALRLPVTPGAAVPETKGSTAMRPIRPTPTPTPTPTPTPTPTPTPAPTTPPRTERPVPVTAYVPVAANPPPPAFLAATPTGRRTSSKKWWVLGGAAAAVALGTGIGAALITGGDGGDDPSPTEASFLALEPKEILRASERDMVVLESARIRGQFDDDGSSVEVDVTATSRGDCKGTMTETSSGGVAEILRVGENLYLRADEKFWNSASGDGTAALVLPVIGDRWVLENSLLETTDAFCDLDEFLERDGREGATQTSLGEEKVGDDDAVKIEQAEGEEREVLYVRLAEPHYLLRIEESDVDFFEFSDFDKEAEIKAPAASDVFDLQAFLDKAEESLN; encoded by the coding sequence GTGTCCTCCACCTCCGGCTCCGGTCCTGGCTCCGGCGACCCGGTTGCCGGGTCGCGCATCGGGCGCTTCCGGATCCTCGAGCAACTGGGGCAGGGCGGGATGGGCGTGGTCTACCGCGCCATGGAGGAGAACCTCGGTCGCGAAGTCGCACTGAAGGTCATCGCGCCGCTCTTCGCGCACGACCCGGAGTTCCGCGAACGCTTCACGCGCGAGGCGCGCTCCCAGGCGTCCCTGGAGTCGGCGCACGTCGTGGCGGTCTACGCCCACGGCGAGGAGGACGGCTACCTCTACATCGCGAGCCAACTCATCCCGGGCGGCGACCTCGGGCACCTGATCCGCACCCACGGGACGCCCAGTCTCGTCGAGGCGCTCGAGATCATCGAACAGGTCACCAGCGGCCTCTCCGACGCCCACGACGCAGGCCTCGTGCACCGTGACATCAAGCCCGGCAACGTGCTGGTCCGGCGTCGACCCGGTTCGGTGCGGGCCTATCTCGCCGACTTCGGCATCGCCCGCAAGATGGGTGCCGACGCCACCCGGTTCAGCGCCACGGCCGTGGGCACCCCGTCCTACATGGCCCCCGAGCTCCACGGCGGCGCCAAGGCCAGCGCCTCCACCGACATCTACGCGCTGGGCTGCCTGCTCTGGGTCGCCCTGACCGGGACCCCGCCCTTCCAGGGCACCTCCGAGTACCAGCTCGTCGCCGCCCACGTGAGCCACCCCGTGCCGCAGCTCTCCGGCGACAGCCCGATGGTCAACGCCACCAACCGGATCCTGCGCACCGCCATGGCCAAGGACGCCGCCGACCGCTACCAGGCGGCCAGTGAGATGAGCGCCGACCTGCACGCCGCGCTCCGGCTCCCCGTCACCCCGGGTGCCGCGGTGCCCGAGACCAAGGGCAGTACGGCGATGCGGCCGATCCGGCCCACGCCGACGCCGACTCCCACGCCGACACCCACGCCGACACCCACGCCGACTCCGGCGCCGACGACTCCGCCGCGCACCGAGCGGCCGGTGCCGGTGACCGCCTACGTACCCGTCGCCGCGAATCCGCCGCCGCCGGCGTTCCTTGCTGCCACGCCCACCGGACGTCGTACTTCTTCGAAGAAGTGGTGGGTACTGGGCGGGGCAGCCGCGGCGGTTGCGCTCGGCACCGGCATCGGCGCGGCCCTGATCACCGGCGGTGACGGCGGGGACGATCCGTCGCCCACCGAAGCGTCGTTCCTCGCGCTCGAACCGAAGGAGATCCTGCGGGCCTCGGAGAGGGACATGGTCGTCCTCGAGAGCGCGCGGATCCGCGGCCAGTTCGACGATGACGGCTCGTCCGTCGAGGTGGACGTGACGGCGACCAGTCGTGGCGACTGCAAGGGCACGATGACCGAGACGTCGTCGGGCGGCGTGGCCGAGATCCTGCGCGTGGGCGAGAACCTCTACCTTCGCGCCGACGAGAAGTTCTGGAACTCGGCGAGTGGCGACGGTACGGCGGCCCTGGTGCTGCCCGTCATCGGCGACCGCTGGGTGCTCGAGAACAGCCTGCTCGAGACGACCGACGCGTTCTGCGACCTCGACGAGTTCCTGGAGCGCGACGGCCGCGAGGGGGCGACCCAGACCTCCCTCGGCGAGGAGAAGGTCGGTGACGACGATGCCGTCAAGATCGAGCAGGCCGAGGGCGAGGAGCGCGAGGTGCTCTACGTCCGGCTCGCCGAACCGCACTACCTGCTGCGGATCGAGGAGAGCGACGTCGACTTCTTCGAGTTCTCCGACTTCGACAAGGAAGCCGAGATCAAGGCGCCAGCGGCGAGCGACGTCTTCGACCTCCAGGCCTTCCTCGACAAGGCCGAAGAGAGCCTCAACTAG
- a CDS encoding ATP-binding protein: MRRGRSEGRSFAASVERGLHLAIGLVIVVKTVVWAGQFALRPSYDGEDLTFAAVLVCSVGLAAINCLRGRASSVDVVLCTIAMVAGSLMHRDSVPLSGSADSPIIHLAEPMLMVIAARRRGPVVSMALIAALFVTLRWVTGGEDGLLYGLQEAALIGGTVFGALFLVSQMRGASVRAERTLATRRVVEAERMSSAEVEATSFLHDELIPTLLAVAGLPGDPDTWSAAAIALEEIEVPAGEQGLGDLVADIRTAAGREQLDAQIVVRGRRQRLPDVVQDALLGAATEALRNVARHSGQRRVLVTVVRRLGSIRIEVADQGEGFIAEHGVGLRVAVAGRVSAVGGTTRVDSVPGSGTTVSLMWRYRRFARLFGMSPDHDRVIRAVVRDPGRVALQACVVLAVGYLATAALLTLDNPLQPESYLGATAIAALVVLLTMAMTRGPLTPAHLFLAAMIPPAVLAAALPVLPSAGLGGAQSWLIEFSALPALAVAWVVSLRTTLLVLVPNALVITGVALQLDRPASDLAHLLFVQPLNALFVGLIVSVCRRAGNMVTNRAVAQASDRRVALERLLGNFLAPVQEILLRGALGQLTTSESTRAALLAHAARDCLYLPGAEHADLRAELTALRAAGAQVENRMTEYPAATRTLASALRALVGTHAVQVTISGNVDESSVVVVPGLGIDAAARVTRSLPISWQARAEPEAMVLTGPPDLASVIRRGGRRLVRD; this comes from the coding sequence ATGAGGCGCGGGCGGTCCGAAGGACGTTCCTTCGCCGCGTCCGTGGAACGTGGCCTGCATCTGGCCATCGGGCTGGTCATCGTGGTGAAGACCGTCGTCTGGGCCGGCCAGTTCGCCCTGCGGCCGTCGTACGACGGCGAGGACCTGACGTTCGCGGCGGTACTGGTCTGCTCGGTCGGTCTCGCCGCGATCAACTGTCTCCGCGGGCGCGCGTCCTCGGTGGACGTCGTGCTGTGCACGATCGCCATGGTCGCCGGATCGTTGATGCACCGCGATTCGGTGCCCTTGTCCGGCTCGGCAGACTCCCCGATCATCCATCTGGCCGAGCCGATGCTGATGGTGATCGCAGCCCGTCGCCGCGGCCCGGTGGTGTCGATGGCACTGATCGCCGCGCTCTTCGTCACGCTGCGCTGGGTGACCGGGGGCGAGGACGGCCTCCTGTACGGGCTGCAGGAGGCGGCGCTCATCGGTGGCACGGTGTTCGGTGCCCTGTTCCTGGTCTCGCAGATGCGGGGCGCCTCGGTGCGCGCCGAACGGACGCTCGCCACCCGTCGGGTCGTCGAGGCCGAGCGGATGTCATCGGCGGAGGTGGAGGCGACCTCGTTCCTCCACGACGAACTGATCCCGACCCTGCTGGCGGTCGCCGGGTTGCCCGGGGACCCGGACACGTGGTCCGCCGCGGCGATCGCGCTGGAGGAGATCGAGGTCCCGGCCGGCGAGCAGGGGCTCGGCGACCTCGTTGCGGACATCCGTACGGCGGCCGGACGCGAGCAGCTCGACGCCCAGATCGTGGTGCGGGGGCGGCGGCAACGACTGCCGGACGTCGTACAGGACGCGCTCCTGGGCGCGGCGACCGAGGCGCTGCGCAATGTGGCCCGGCACAGCGGACAACGCCGCGTGCTGGTCACCGTCGTACGACGACTCGGCTCGATCCGCATCGAGGTCGCCGACCAGGGCGAGGGGTTCATTGCCGAGCACGGAGTCGGCCTGCGCGTCGCTGTCGCCGGCCGGGTGTCGGCGGTGGGTGGCACGACGCGTGTGGACAGTGTTCCCGGTTCGGGAACCACGGTGTCCCTGATGTGGCGCTACCGCCGGTTCGCGCGCCTGTTCGGGATGTCGCCCGACCACGATCGGGTGATCCGCGCGGTGGTCCGCGACCCGGGCCGGGTGGCCCTGCAGGCCTGCGTGGTGCTGGCCGTCGGGTACCTCGCGACCGCGGCACTGCTGACCCTGGACAACCCGCTGCAACCGGAGTCCTACCTGGGCGCCACCGCCATCGCTGCGCTGGTCGTGCTCCTCACCATGGCGATGACCCGCGGACCGCTCACGCCGGCGCACCTCTTCCTGGCGGCAATGATCCCGCCCGCGGTACTCGCCGCCGCCCTGCCCGTGCTTCCTTCCGCGGGTCTCGGTGGCGCGCAGTCGTGGCTGATCGAGTTCAGCGCGCTGCCGGCGCTCGCGGTCGCCTGGGTCGTGTCGCTGCGGACGACCCTGCTGGTCCTGGTGCCGAACGCCCTCGTGATCACCGGAGTCGCCCTGCAACTGGACCGGCCCGCCAGCGACCTCGCCCACCTGCTGTTCGTGCAGCCGCTCAACGCCCTGTTCGTCGGACTGATCGTGTCGGTCTGCCGCCGCGCCGGAAACATGGTGACGAACCGGGCCGTCGCACAGGCATCCGATCGCCGGGTCGCCCTCGAGCGCCTGCTCGGGAACTTCCTCGCGCCCGTGCAGGAAATCCTGCTCCGCGGCGCGCTGGGCCAGTTGACCACTTCCGAGTCGACGCGGGCCGCGCTGTTGGCGCACGCGGCGCGGGACTGCCTCTACCTGCCCGGGGCGGAGCACGCCGACCTGCGCGCCGAGCTCACGGCGCTGCGGGCCGCCGGCGCCCAGGTCGAGAACCGGATGACCGAATACCCCGCCGCGACCCGCACCCTGGCCTCAGCCCTGCGCGCACTGGTCGGCACCCACGCCGTTCAGGTCACGATCTCCGGCAACGTCGACGAATCATCGGTCGTCGTGGTGCCCGGCCTCGGCATCGATGCCGCAGCCCGGGTCACGCGCTCGCTGCCCATTTCCTGGCAGGCGCGAGCCGAACCGGAGGCCATGGTCCTCACGGGACCACCGGACCTCGCGTCGGTCATTCGTCGAGGTGGCCGTCGGCTCGTGCGCGACTGA
- a CDS encoding response regulator transcription factor — MSAVIRVGAIDNHPVVLAGVGAALAKHAPDMALVSIAGSVDELLENTPEGLDVVLLDLHIPGQPVAEESVAALVARNIVVLLFTAEERPMPVRRAIQAGAAGLVLKVDPIQTIAQAIRDGVAGELACSGQLAAMLLTDDGLGARLSQRQIEILRAVSTGLPYRLVARDLGISEVTVREHLFRAARAYRSGGVDPGNVHGLISRARADGHLDE, encoded by the coding sequence GTGTCTGCAGTGATCAGGGTCGGAGCGATCGACAACCACCCGGTGGTGCTCGCCGGTGTGGGTGCCGCGCTCGCGAAGCATGCTCCCGACATGGCGCTCGTCTCGATCGCCGGTTCGGTGGACGAACTCCTCGAGAACACCCCCGAGGGGCTCGACGTGGTTCTCCTGGACCTGCACATCCCCGGCCAGCCGGTCGCCGAGGAGTCGGTGGCCGCCCTCGTGGCCCGCAACATCGTGGTCCTGCTGTTCACCGCCGAGGAGCGGCCGATGCCCGTGCGCCGGGCCATCCAGGCCGGCGCAGCGGGGCTGGTGCTCAAGGTGGACCCGATCCAGACCATCGCCCAGGCCATCCGCGACGGCGTCGCCGGCGAGCTCGCGTGCTCGGGCCAGCTCGCGGCGATGTTGCTGACCGACGACGGCCTCGGGGCTCGCCTGTCCCAGCGACAGATCGAGATCCTCCGGGCGGTGAGCACCGGCCTGCCGTACCGGCTGGTGGCCCGCGACCTCGGGATCAGTGAGGTGACGGTGCGCGAGCACCTGTTCCGTGCAGCCCGGGCCTACCGCTCCGGCGGTGTCGACCCGGGCAACGTGCACGGCCTGATCAGTCGCGCACGAGCCGACGGCCACCTCGACGAATGA
- a CDS encoding MMPL family transporter — protein sequence MIERWGALVVRRAVVILLVGLGITAAAAIAGIGLEDKLGAGGFDDPSTESYKELELERETFGNRSIDTVVIFSSDDEEVTDAAFQAEVERTMAAVPDGVVVSDLTWYDTQDPGMLSKDGHATAVYVSLAGETQNDFIDSFEELRPSVEKSSLDTAFAGSYAVYADVNEETKKDLLMAEIVSMPIVLILSLIIFRSVIAALMPVLVGLAAVLGARATMAGLNEFVEVSIFAPNIITLLGLGLAIDYALFIVSRFREEIARTPDDTRRALIRTMATAGRTVTFSALTVAAAMSSLLVFPQTFLKSIGYGGIAAVLIALLAALTLLPATLALLGTRIDSWRIPFLQRSTPVESDHGAWARLARAVMRRPVLIGTTVVILLLVVASPFLGVKWGSVDYRVLPADTPSHLASERLNDEFLSERSNAAVLVTGADEAALAAYTSALNKVDGVVDVQPVAAEGDATLLRATWEGNSQTEASQQVVRDLREVASPAGSEALVGGLTAETVDLAESVGDHLPLMGAIVIGVMLLLLFLAFGSVVLPIKAVLMNALSITASFGVVTWIFSDGHLSGLLGFEPQGFLDLTNPIVMLAVLFGLSMDYEVFLLSRVREQWDATGDNDLAVETGVQKTGRIITSAALLLAVVIGAFSLSGVVFMKMLGIGMLVAILVDATVVRALLVPATMKLLGRWNWWAPAPMARWWKRYGFREGYDDLPHPDGGTAAADKEPVGV from the coding sequence ATGATCGAGCGATGGGGCGCCCTGGTCGTACGGCGCGCGGTGGTGATCCTGCTGGTCGGACTCGGCATCACGGCGGCGGCCGCGATCGCGGGCATCGGGCTCGAGGACAAGCTCGGCGCCGGCGGCTTCGACGACCCGTCCACTGAGTCCTACAAGGAGCTCGAGCTCGAGCGGGAGACCTTCGGCAACCGGTCGATCGACACCGTCGTGATCTTCTCCAGCGACGACGAAGAGGTGACCGACGCGGCCTTCCAGGCCGAGGTCGAGCGCACCATGGCCGCTGTCCCCGACGGCGTCGTCGTGTCCGACCTGACCTGGTACGACACACAGGACCCGGGCATGCTCAGCAAGGACGGCCACGCGACCGCTGTCTACGTGTCACTGGCCGGTGAGACCCAGAACGACTTCATCGACTCCTTCGAGGAGCTGCGCCCGAGCGTTGAGAAGAGCTCACTGGACACCGCCTTCGCAGGCTCGTACGCGGTCTACGCCGACGTCAACGAGGAGACGAAGAAGGATCTCCTGATGGCGGAGATCGTCTCGATGCCCATCGTGCTGATCCTCTCCCTCATCATCTTCCGCAGCGTGATCGCTGCCCTCATGCCGGTCCTGGTGGGCCTCGCTGCGGTCCTCGGCGCCCGGGCAACGATGGCCGGCCTGAACGAGTTCGTCGAGGTCTCGATCTTCGCGCCCAACATCATCACCCTGCTCGGGCTCGGACTCGCGATCGACTACGCCCTCTTCATCGTGTCCCGCTTCCGTGAGGAGATAGCGCGTACGCCCGACGACACCCGTCGTGCACTGATCCGCACCATGGCAACGGCGGGACGCACGGTCACCTTCTCCGCGCTGACCGTTGCAGCCGCCATGAGCTCGTTGCTGGTCTTTCCGCAGACCTTCCTCAAGTCCATCGGGTACGGCGGTATCGCGGCCGTGCTGATCGCGCTGCTGGCCGCGCTGACGCTCCTGCCGGCCACCCTCGCGCTGCTCGGCACCCGCATCGACTCGTGGCGGATCCCGTTCCTCCAGCGGTCCACCCCGGTGGAGAGCGACCACGGCGCGTGGGCGCGCCTGGCTCGGGCCGTGATGCGCCGTCCGGTGCTGATCGGTACGACCGTCGTCATCCTTCTCCTGGTCGTGGCCTCGCCGTTCCTCGGCGTGAAGTGGGGCAGCGTCGACTACCGGGTGCTCCCGGCCGACACCCCCTCCCACCTGGCGTCCGAGCGTCTCAACGACGAGTTCCTCTCCGAGCGGTCCAACGCCGCAGTGCTGGTCACCGGTGCCGACGAGGCCGCCCTCGCGGCGTACACGAGTGCACTCAACAAGGTCGACGGCGTCGTCGACGTGCAGCCGGTCGCCGCCGAGGGCGACGCGACCCTGCTGCGTGCGACATGGGAGGGCAACAGCCAGACCGAGGCGTCCCAGCAGGTCGTGCGTGACCTGCGCGAGGTGGCCAGCCCGGCCGGCTCTGAGGCCCTCGTCGGCGGTCTGACCGCCGAGACGGTGGACCTCGCCGAGTCGGTGGGTGACCACCTGCCGCTCATGGGCGCCATCGTCATCGGCGTCATGCTCCTACTGCTCTTCCTGGCCTTCGGCTCGGTGGTGCTGCCGATCAAGGCAGTGCTGATGAACGCCCTGTCGATCACCGCTTCCTTCGGTGTGGTGACCTGGATCTTCAGTGACGGACACCTGTCGGGGCTGCTCGGCTTCGAGCCGCAGGGCTTCCTCGACCTGACCAACCCGATCGTGATGCTGGCCGTGCTGTTCGGCCTGTCGATGGACTACGAGGTGTTCCTGCTCTCGCGGGTCCGCGAGCAGTGGGACGCGACCGGCGACAACGACCTCGCCGTGGAGACCGGCGTGCAGAAGACGGGCCGGATCATCACGAGCGCCGCACTGTTGCTCGCGGTCGTGATCGGTGCCTTCAGCCTCAGTGGCGTGGTGTTCATGAAGATGCTGGGCATCGGCATGCTGGTGGCGATCCTCGTCGACGCCACCGTCGTACGGGCCCTGCTGGTCCCGGCGACGATGAAACTGCTCGGTCGCTGGAACTGGTGGGCGCCCGCGCCGATGGCCCGCTGGTGGAAGCGCTACGGCTTCCGTGAGGGGTACGACGACCTCCCGCACCCCGACGGCGGAACCGCTGCTGCCGACAAGGAACCTGTAGGGGTCTGA
- a CDS encoding WHG domain-containing protein, which translates to MPHIRVPVTRRERQREATYDEIVAAAEELLDEGADLSLRAVATKMGLTAPALYRYVANYQELIDLVAFELDKSATAEWSEATERYPADDPAARLTAGCACFRNWALSKPRQFALIFANPIAAGDTDRRELLTVSTSGHFFTDLIWQVWELYQFPFPALDDLDPAVREAVLDPLIPAKTEHIPIEDRGLMWIYMRAWSALYGVVTLESTGHCDPRVIASGQLFRATVLDWLEPLGLDAERDRLTKILDEELATAR; encoded by the coding sequence GTGCCGCACATCCGCGTCCCCGTCACGCGCCGTGAACGCCAACGCGAGGCGACGTACGACGAGATCGTGGCCGCCGCCGAGGAACTCCTGGACGAGGGCGCCGACCTGTCGCTGCGCGCCGTGGCAACGAAGATGGGCCTGACCGCCCCGGCGCTCTACCGGTACGTCGCGAACTACCAGGAACTCATCGACCTGGTCGCGTTCGAGCTCGACAAGTCCGCCACCGCCGAGTGGTCCGAGGCGACCGAGCGCTACCCCGCCGACGACCCGGCAGCGCGCCTCACGGCCGGTTGCGCGTGCTTCCGGAACTGGGCGCTGAGCAAGCCGCGCCAGTTCGCGCTCATCTTCGCCAACCCCATCGCCGCAGGTGACACCGACCGCCGCGAACTATTGACCGTCTCCACGTCCGGCCACTTCTTCACCGACCTGATCTGGCAGGTCTGGGAGCTCTACCAGTTCCCGTTCCCGGCCCTGGACGACCTCGATCCGGCCGTTCGCGAAGCCGTGCTCGACCCACTGATCCCCGCGAAGACCGAGCACATCCCGATCGAGGACCGCGGCCTGATGTGGATCTACATGCGCGCGTGGTCAGCGCTGTACGGCGTCGTCACGCTCGAGTCGACCGGTCACTGCGACCCCCGGGTCATCGCGTCCGGTCAGCTGTTCCGCGCCACGGTGCTCGACTGGCTCGAGCCCCTCGGGCTCGACGCCGAGCGCGACCGGCTGACGAAGATCCTCGACGAGGAACTCGCCACCGCGCGCTGA
- a CDS encoding NAD-dependent deacylase, whose translation MPQIVVLTGAGISAESGVPTFRDADGLWEGHRVEDVATPEGFEADRATVQRFYDDRRASLTSVDPNPAHVALAELEASVGDALLVVTQNIDNLHERAGSRNVIHMHGELLKALCRACQVVSPWEGTLLDEPACPGCGAHDLRPDVVWFGEMPYEMDRITDALAEATHFVSIGTSGAVYPAAGFVQHARRHGAHTLELNLDPSEGSHFFHESRQGRAGDLVPVWVREMLWS comes from the coding sequence GTGCCCCAGATCGTCGTCCTCACCGGTGCCGGGATCTCCGCCGAGAGCGGAGTGCCGACGTTCCGTGACGCCGACGGGCTCTGGGAGGGCCACCGGGTCGAGGACGTGGCGACGCCCGAAGGCTTCGAAGCCGACCGGGCCACCGTCCAGCGTTTCTACGACGACCGGCGGGCGTCGCTCACGAGCGTCGACCCCAATCCCGCGCACGTCGCGCTGGCCGAGCTCGAGGCCTCGGTCGGTGACGCGCTGCTCGTCGTCACGCAGAACATCGACAACCTGCACGAGCGTGCCGGCTCCCGCAACGTGATCCACATGCATGGAGAACTGCTCAAGGCGCTCTGCCGTGCGTGTCAGGTGGTGTCGCCCTGGGAAGGCACGCTGCTCGACGAGCCCGCGTGTCCGGGCTGCGGTGCGCACGACCTGCGTCCGGACGTCGTCTGGTTCGGCGAGATGCCCTACGAGATGGACCGGATCACCGACGCCCTCGCCGAGGCCACGCACTTCGTGTCGATCGGCACCTCGGGTGCGGTCTATCCCGCCGCCGGCTTCGTCCAGCACGCCCGACGCCACGGAGCGCACACGCTCGAGCTGAACCTCGACCCGAGCGAGGGCAGCCACTTCTTCCACGAATCGCGCCAGGGTCGCGCCGGAGACCTCGTCCCGGTGTGGGTGCGCGAGATGCTCTGGTCCTGA
- a CDS encoding acyltransferase family protein — translation MRADSTPDTGARERNHLLDALRGIAVAGVVGYHIWPGALPGGFLGVDVFFVISGYLITVGLSADLGASRARTFQRFWIRRARRILPALFVMMTVTCAAAGVLGAMSAVRLREQVVSGLTFTTNWHQISTGESYFASLNPPIFQHLWSLAIEEQFYLLWPLLLLVLVRLVRSDRHRWMVVAALAVASIVAMAVGYSGAADPSRLYFGTDTHGFSLMLGALTALVRVPVAQFASIQLTSIQLLSIQHPSNRFTVSRPAAVKSSVALALAALLVAFASMSDTGAFAYRGGIAAIAAVTGLLIVVLETVDHQRVARALPLAPLVWLGERSYGLYLWHWPVVVLVAERWAATSGSGLAMRGLVILAISLLLASLSWKYVEKPFLRGIRLAWPERPDRWLVPAMMVTVVMAIGLHAVVDSPSKTVAEHSIEAGEEAILLSQQAEVASNDPGNDPGPVPGSQVPAPVKDVPLGQQITLFGDSVAVASAPALVKDMAGIAIRAKVGAQVWDVVDQVKRLRKAGRLRKYVVIALGANGAAPRGTFPSIVNAAGPGHRFVFVTAHAPRSWVRPYNQSVRAFVAAHPGCALADWRSASRRVSDLSDGIHPGPRGGGIYAAVIRQAVRNLAAQP, via the coding sequence ATGAGAGCGGACTCGACGCCCGACACCGGGGCCAGGGAGCGCAACCACCTCCTCGATGCCCTGCGGGGGATCGCGGTTGCCGGGGTTGTCGGCTATCACATCTGGCCGGGCGCCTTGCCGGGCGGATTCCTCGGCGTCGACGTCTTCTTCGTGATCTCGGGCTACCTGATCACCGTGGGGCTGTCGGCCGACCTCGGGGCGTCACGCGCGCGGACGTTCCAGCGGTTCTGGATCCGCCGGGCCCGCCGGATCCTGCCGGCCCTGTTCGTGATGATGACGGTCACCTGTGCTGCTGCGGGCGTCCTCGGCGCGATGAGCGCGGTGCGCCTGCGGGAGCAGGTGGTCAGCGGACTCACCTTCACGACCAACTGGCACCAGATCAGCACCGGAGAATCCTATTTCGCCAGCCTGAACCCGCCGATCTTCCAGCACCTGTGGTCCCTGGCCATCGAGGAGCAGTTCTACCTGCTCTGGCCACTGCTCCTGCTGGTGCTGGTGCGGCTGGTCCGTTCAGACCGTCACCGCTGGATGGTGGTGGCGGCCCTGGCCGTGGCGAGCATCGTCGCGATGGCCGTCGGATACTCGGGCGCGGCCGACCCGAGCCGTCTGTACTTCGGGACCGACACCCACGGCTTCTCCCTGATGCTCGGTGCACTGACTGCCCTCGTGCGTGTCCCCGTCGCGCAGTTCGCGTCGATCCAGCTCACGTCGATCCAGCTCCTGTCGATCCAGCACCCGTCGAACCGGTTCACGGTCAGTCGGCCAGCGGCGGTGAAGTCGTCGGTCGCCCTGGCACTTGCGGCGCTGCTGGTCGCCTTCGCGTCGATGAGCGACACGGGCGCCTTCGCCTACCGCGGCGGCATCGCGGCCATTGCTGCGGTGACCGGCTTGCTGATCGTCGTGCTGGAGACCGTGGACCACCAGCGGGTGGCGAGGGCCCTTCCGCTGGCACCCCTCGTGTGGCTCGGCGAACGCAGCTACGGGCTCTACCTGTGGCACTGGCCGGTCGTCGTACTCGTCGCCGAGCGTTGGGCGGCGACCTCGGGCTCGGGTCTGGCGATGCGCGGCCTGGTGATCCTGGCGATCTCCCTGCTTCTCGCCAGCCTGAGCTGGAAGTACGTCGAGAAGCCGTTCCTGCGCGGGATCCGGCTGGCCTGGCCGGAGCGTCCCGATCGGTGGTTGGTGCCGGCGATGATGGTCACGGTCGTCATGGCGATCGGCCTCCACGCGGTGGTGGACTCGCCCAGCAAGACCGTCGCGGAGCACAGCATCGAGGCTGGCGAGGAGGCCATTCTCCTCAGCCAACAGGCGGAGGTGGCCAGCAACGACCCCGGCAACGACCCCGGCCCCGTGCCTGGCAGCCAGGTGCCGGCACCGGTCAAGGACGTCCCCCTGGGGCAACAGATCACCCTGTTCGGCGACTCGGTCGCGGTCGCCAGCGCGCCCGCCCTGGTCAAGGACATGGCCGGGATCGCGATTCGGGCCAAGGTGGGTGCTCAGGTCTGGGACGTCGTGGACCAGGTGAAGCGTCTGCGCAAGGCAGGCCGGCTGCGCAAGTACGTCGTGATCGCGCTCGGTGCCAATGGCGCCGCTCCGCGTGGCACCTTCCCCAGCATCGTCAATGCTGCTGGCCCGGGCCACCGCTTCGTCTTCGTCACTGCGCATGCGCCGCGGTCGTGGGTGCGGCCGTACAACCAGAGCGTCCGTGCCTTCGTGGCCGCCCACCCCGGGTGTGCCCTGGCGGACTGGCGTTCGGCGTCGCGTCGGGTCTCTGACCTCTCCGACGGCATTCACCCAGGACCGCGGGGCGGGGGAATCTACGCCGCGGTGATCCGTCAGGCCGTGCGGAACCTCGCTGCTCAACCCTGA